From a region of the Maridesulfovibrio ferrireducens genome:
- a CDS encoding alpha-amylase family glycosyl hydrolase: MKKAHFGAQVDNNGNCTFRLFAPHIQDVGMTLNTKPDHTFMLSPAEHGFHELTINDIAPDSSYSFLLDGSKKFPDPASLWQPEGLNSYSTIFDHHKFDWKGDNFSGLPIHEMIIYEAHIGTFSKEGTIHGLMSKLDHLSELGINTLELMPVAQFAGSRGWGNETIFPYAVHNSYGTPDELKALVKASHKLGIAVVLDVEFCQHCFMKDFNAAYTPFFSDSRTMAWGKTINFDEEYSFGVREFYIQCALSWLRDFHIDGLRINNTHSILDQSPVHFLEELSVRIRSFENKNKRKCVLIIDDKHNSPRPIMPADKGGFGLDALWSDDFHHALHHRITGDVNGVFRDYSSPEKMVSAMQHGFAYRGQFSEHRKRIHGCNQQELSGSKLIVYSQNHDQTICSGDECRTIKKAGFEAAKLSAGATLLSPYTPLLFMGEEYGETAPFHYFSDSVEAPLPSAFNEQELDSLSFEAPDPYEDSTFTSSHLDWNKKESEQGKSMFEFYKKLLTLRREHPVLKEPCHSRCQVQELQPGLIMMIRNPSASDGRYASIIFNFNKTAISEKLEAYLPKGPWTLELYSAAKAFGGDQSPLDKILSDSTPLKLAPQSFALYFHTPLNIY; encoded by the coding sequence ATGAAAAAAGCACACTTCGGCGCACAGGTTGATAATAACGGAAACTGCACATTCAGATTATTTGCTCCCCACATCCAAGATGTCGGAATGACTTTAAATACCAAACCGGATCACACTTTCATGCTGTCCCCCGCCGAACATGGGTTTCATGAACTGACCATAAACGATATTGCACCTGACTCCTCTTATTCGTTTCTGCTGGATGGATCAAAAAAATTCCCGGACCCAGCATCATTATGGCAGCCGGAAGGCTTAAATTCCTATTCAACTATCTTTGATCATCATAAATTTGACTGGAAAGGAGACAATTTTTCCGGTCTGCCTATCCATGAAATGATCATCTACGAAGCCCATATAGGAACTTTCAGCAAGGAAGGCACTATCCACGGGCTTATGTCTAAACTCGACCATCTGTCTGAACTTGGAATCAACACACTGGAACTTATGCCTGTCGCACAATTTGCAGGCAGCAGAGGATGGGGAAATGAAACTATTTTTCCATATGCAGTCCACAATAGCTACGGAACACCGGATGAATTAAAAGCTCTAGTTAAAGCGTCTCACAAGCTAGGCATTGCGGTAGTTTTAGATGTAGAATTCTGCCAGCACTGCTTCATGAAAGATTTCAACGCAGCTTACACCCCCTTTTTCAGTGATAGTCGCACCATGGCATGGGGAAAAACCATAAATTTCGATGAGGAATACAGTTTCGGTGTTCGCGAATTTTATATCCAGTGTGCTCTTTCATGGCTTCGCGATTTTCATATCGACGGACTGCGCATAAATAACACACACTCAATTCTCGATCAAAGTCCGGTCCATTTTCTGGAAGAACTGTCTGTTAGAATCAGATCTTTTGAAAATAAAAATAAAAGAAAATGTGTTTTGATAATCGATGACAAACACAACTCTCCACGCCCTATTATGCCAGCTGATAAAGGAGGATTCGGGCTTGATGCGTTATGGAGTGATGATTTTCACCATGCACTTCATCACAGAATTACAGGCGATGTAAACGGGGTCTTCCGCGACTATAGTTCACCAGAAAAAATGGTCTCAGCCATGCAGCACGGCTTCGCATACAGAGGACAATTCTCTGAACATCGCAAAAGGATTCACGGATGCAACCAGCAGGAACTTTCAGGTTCTAAATTGATCGTATACTCTCAGAACCATGATCAAACCATTTGTTCCGGAGACGAATGCAGGACAATCAAAAAAGCAGGATTTGAGGCAGCAAAACTTAGTGCCGGAGCAACACTGCTCTCTCCATATACCCCACTACTTTTCATGGGGGAAGAGTATGGAGAAACAGCACCGTTCCATTATTTTTCTGACAGCGTTGAAGCCCCGCTGCCGAGTGCATTCAATGAACAAGAACTGGATTCTCTCTCCTTTGAAGCACCAGATCCTTATGAAGATTCGACATTCACCAGCAGTCATCTCGACTGGAATAAAAAAGAATCCGAACAAGGCAAGTCCATGTTTGAGTTCTATAAAAAGTTACTTACTTTAAGGCGGGAACACCCCGTTCTAAAAGAACCATGCCACAGCAGATGCCAAGTTCAAGAGCTCCAGCCAGGGCTTATCATGATGATCAGAAACCCCTCGGCATCTGATGGAAGATACGCCTCAATAATTTTTAATTTCAACAAAACCGCAATATCCGAAAAACTTGAAGCGTACCTGCCGAAAGGACC